One region of Halomicrobium urmianum genomic DNA includes:
- a CDS encoding mandelate racemase/muconate lactonizing enzyme family protein: MEVTDVETYVVDADWRNWFFVRVKTDEGITGVGEALSGEGLTAALEATAEAHKHYVIGEDPLNRKKINRRLTRYPFAWRAGKLINAVAAAVDIALWDIAGKYHDEPVWKLLGGKVHDEIPVYANGWHIGERTPENYAHHAEKAVEEQEYPALKCDPFAHYEHSLTDDQIQEVADLLEAVRDAVGWDVGIALDCHGRFTRRGAIEVANALEEYDIMFLEEPVELEDREVMAEVTRQVDMPVATGERIYNNETMADVIREQACDIIQPDVTNYGSLAEVQHAAAMAKNRYMTIAPHNPNAGVSTAASLHLCAGLENLEVLEHMSRDVPWGDEIVETSWEVSDGAIEVPDEPGLGVEFDPDAARDHPGEPKDSHSLFDEEGALKRP, translated from the coding sequence ATGGAGGTTACTGATGTTGAGACGTACGTGGTCGATGCCGACTGGCGCAACTGGTTCTTCGTCCGGGTGAAGACCGACGAGGGCATTACCGGCGTCGGCGAGGCGCTCAGCGGCGAGGGACTGACCGCCGCGCTCGAGGCGACCGCCGAGGCCCACAAGCACTACGTCATCGGTGAAGACCCGCTCAACCGCAAGAAGATCAACCGCCGACTGACCCGGTATCCGTTCGCCTGGCGCGCCGGCAAGCTCATCAACGCCGTCGCAGCCGCCGTCGACATCGCGCTGTGGGACATCGCCGGCAAGTACCATGACGAGCCCGTCTGGAAGCTGCTGGGCGGCAAGGTCCACGACGAGATCCCCGTCTACGCCAATGGCTGGCACATCGGCGAGCGGACGCCCGAGAACTACGCTCACCACGCCGAGAAGGCCGTCGAAGAGCAGGAGTACCCGGCGCTGAAGTGCGACCCCTTCGCCCACTACGAGCACTCGCTGACCGACGACCAGATCCAGGAGGTCGCCGACCTGCTGGAGGCCGTCCGCGATGCCGTCGGCTGGGACGTCGGTATCGCGCTGGACTGCCACGGCCGGTTCACCCGCCGCGGCGCCATCGAGGTCGCGAACGCCCTCGAAGAGTACGACATCATGTTCCTCGAGGAGCCGGTCGAGCTCGAGGACCGCGAGGTCATGGCCGAGGTTACTCGACAGGTGGACATGCCCGTCGCGACGGGCGAACGCATCTACAACAACGAGACGATGGCCGACGTCATCCGCGAGCAGGCCTGCGACATCATCCAGCCCGACGTCACTAACTACGGCAGCCTCGCCGAGGTCCAGCACGCGGCGGCGATGGCCAAGAACCGCTACATGACGATTGCGCCGCACAACCCCAACGCCGGCGTCTCGACGGCCGCGTCGCTGCACCTCTGTGCCGGCCTCGAGAACCTCGAGGTCCTCGAGCACATGAGCCGCGACGTGCCGTGGGGCGACGAGATCGTCGAGACGAGCTGGGAGGTCTCCGACGGCGCCATCGAGGTGCCCGACGAGCCCGGTCTCGGCGTCGAGTTCGATCCCGACGCCGCCCGCGACCACCCCGGCGAGCCCAAGGACAGCCACAGCCTCTTCGACGAGGAAGGCGCACTCAAGCGGCCCTGA
- the arsB gene encoding ACR3 family arsenite efflux transporter — MSNVAHEHGPNCDCDSCGDPRSMDFLDKYLTVWIFAAMAVGVGLGFVAPSVTQPIQNLHLVEIGLILMMYPPLAKADYSRLPTVFSNWRVLGLSLVQNWLIGPTLMFGLAVVFFSGLVPGLPARPEYFLGLVFIGMARCIAMVLVWNELAEGSTEYVTGLVAFNSLFQIVTYGVYVWFFALFLPPLLGMESLVAGITTFDVTPTQVFEAIVIFLGIPFAGGFLTRYVGTRVKGEDWYEEAFVPKIDPLTLVALLFTVIVMFATQGETIVASPADVLLIAVPLTIYFVVMFLVSFGMGRGIGADYSTTTAIGFTAASNNFELAIAVAVAVFGVGSGVAFATVVGPLIEVPVLLALVNVALYFQQRFDWGSDGAASPDVTARETTTDD, encoded by the coding sequence ATGAGTAACGTCGCGCACGAACACGGCCCGAACTGTGACTGTGACAGCTGTGGCGATCCGCGGTCGATGGATTTCTTGGACAAGTATCTCACTGTCTGGATCTTCGCTGCGATGGCAGTCGGAGTCGGCCTCGGCTTCGTTGCCCCGTCGGTAACGCAGCCGATTCAGAACCTGCACCTCGTGGAGATTGGCCTGATCCTGATGATGTACCCGCCGCTGGCGAAGGCCGACTACTCCCGGCTGCCAACGGTATTCAGCAACTGGCGAGTGCTCGGACTGAGCCTCGTCCAGAACTGGCTGATCGGTCCGACGCTGATGTTCGGGCTGGCGGTCGTGTTCTTCAGCGGGCTCGTGCCCGGCCTGCCGGCGCGCCCCGAGTACTTCCTCGGGCTGGTGTTCATCGGGATGGCGCGGTGCATCGCGATGGTGCTGGTCTGGAACGAACTGGCGGAGGGGTCGACGGAGTACGTGACCGGCCTCGTGGCGTTCAACAGCCTCTTCCAGATCGTCACCTACGGGGTGTACGTCTGGTTCTTCGCACTGTTCCTGCCGCCGCTGCTGGGGATGGAGTCGCTCGTCGCGGGTATCACGACGTTCGATGTCACTCCGACGCAGGTGTTCGAGGCCATCGTCATCTTCCTCGGCATCCCCTTCGCGGGCGGCTTCCTGACCCGGTACGTCGGGACGCGCGTCAAGGGTGAAGACTGGTACGAGGAGGCGTTCGTCCCGAAGATCGATCCACTGACGCTGGTCGCGCTGCTGTTCACGGTGATCGTGATGTTCGCCACCCAGGGCGAGACCATCGTCGCGTCGCCGGCCGACGTCCTGCTGATCGCCGTCCCGCTGACGATCTACTTCGTTGTGATGTTCCTGGTGAGCTTCGGGATGGGCCGGGGGATCGGCGCGGACTACTCGACGACGACCGCCATCGGCTTCACCGCGGCGTCGAACAACTTCGAGCTGGCCATCGCCGTGGCGGTCGCGGTGTTCGGCGTCGGCTCTGGCGTCGCGTTCGCCACCGTCGTGGGTCCGCTCATAGAAGTGCCCGTCCTCCTGGCGCTGGTCAACGTAGCACTGTACTTCCAGCAGCGATTCGACTGGGGCAGCGACGGAGCAGCGAGTCCTGACGTGACCGCACGCGAAACGACGACTGACGACTAA
- a CDS encoding CDC48 family AAA ATPase — protein sequence MLEQNLTVKKAYTTDTGRGIARMGPGLLEYLDIDPGDPVTIEGDRMTAATVWRTDQEDWDQSSIFLDSYLRANAGVDLGGTVTVRKAETRDAQRAVLAPMEEPNNQLTHSVVSALRQGLIQRPVREGDRVPVPISNLDWSIGSTDDIAVFVATAVEPDGITRIGPETQLEFVEEPHSVEGSADDGPSYETIGGLDDQLDRVREMIELPLDHPSVFEQLGIEPPKGVIFYGPPGTGKTFVAKAVASEVDAEFLSIAGPEIVSKYYGESEEALRETFEEATEKAPAIVFIDELDSIAPKRDETDGELEQRVVAQLLTLLDGLEERNEVVVIGATNQVDAVDPALRRPGRFDREVEFGVPDDGERAEILGIHTRDMPLDETVDVEQIADHAEGFVGADLEAVATEAAMHSLRRNLPEMDLDSDELPESFVDGLKVTRDDFEDVVDEVEPSALRELNAEVPEVHWQDVGGLDDAKQELRESIVWPVQSPEKFDRLGIEPPSGVLLYGPPGTGKTLLAKAVATESNTNFVPVNGPEVLSKWVGESEEAIRELFEQARETAPTVLFFDELESLAGSRSGAAAGEGTERVVNQLLTELDGLQTLEDVVVIGATNRPDILDPAVLRAGRFDRLVHVGPPDFDAREQILRVHTDGMPLAPDVSLRDVAAATDGYVGSDIEALAREAAIEALRERKSDPVVTMRHFEAAMDDISPTMTPALESHYERIRDEFERDGAMKDESHRSREFR from the coding sequence ATGCTCGAACAAAACCTTACTGTCAAGAAAGCGTATACGACTGATACAGGTCGAGGTATCGCCCGGATGGGCCCGGGACTCCTCGAGTATCTCGACATCGACCCGGGAGATCCTGTAACGATCGAGGGAGATCGGATGACGGCAGCGACGGTTTGGCGAACGGACCAAGAGGATTGGGACCAGTCGAGTATCTTTCTCGACTCGTACCTTCGTGCCAACGCCGGCGTCGACCTCGGCGGTACTGTTACCGTCAGAAAGGCGGAGACACGAGACGCCCAACGAGCCGTCCTGGCACCGATGGAGGAGCCCAACAACCAGCTAACGCACTCTGTTGTCTCAGCCCTTCGACAGGGGCTTATTCAACGACCTGTTCGAGAAGGGGACCGCGTCCCAGTGCCAATTTCGAACCTCGACTGGTCGATAGGATCCACAGACGATATCGCAGTGTTCGTGGCGACGGCCGTCGAACCGGACGGTATCACGAGGATCGGACCGGAGACGCAACTCGAGTTCGTCGAAGAGCCTCATTCGGTAGAGGGCTCCGCAGACGACGGCCCATCGTACGAAACGATCGGTGGCCTCGACGACCAGCTCGACCGGGTCCGCGAGATGATCGAACTACCGCTCGACCACCCTTCCGTGTTCGAGCAGCTCGGGATCGAGCCGCCGAAGGGTGTTATCTTCTATGGACCGCCCGGAACGGGGAAAACGTTCGTCGCGAAGGCCGTCGCCAGCGAGGTCGACGCCGAGTTCCTGTCTATCGCTGGTCCGGAGATCGTCTCGAAGTACTACGGCGAGTCGGAGGAGGCACTACGAGAGACATTCGAGGAAGCGACGGAGAAGGCGCCTGCAATCGTCTTCATCGACGAACTCGACTCGATCGCTCCGAAGCGCGACGAGACTGACGGTGAACTCGAACAGCGAGTCGTGGCGCAGCTCCTGACGCTCCTCGACGGCCTCGAAGAGCGGAACGAAGTCGTCGTCATCGGTGCGACGAACCAGGTCGACGCAGTCGATCCGGCGTTGCGTCGCCCGGGTCGCTTCGACCGTGAGGTCGAGTTCGGCGTCCCCGACGACGGCGAACGTGCCGAGATACTTGGAATCCATACCCGCGATATGCCGCTCGACGAAACCGTCGACGTCGAACAAATCGCGGATCACGCCGAGGGGTTTGTCGGTGCAGACCTGGAGGCGGTCGCAACGGAAGCCGCGATGCACTCGCTCCGGCGGAACCTCCCGGAGATGGACCTCGACAGCGACGAACTCCCCGAGTCGTTCGTCGACGGACTCAAAGTCACGCGAGACGACTTCGAGGACGTCGTCGACGAGGTCGAACCGTCGGCGCTACGCGAGTTGAACGCCGAGGTTCCCGAAGTTCACTGGCAGGACGTCGGCGGTCTCGACGACGCGAAGCAGGAGCTCCGAGAGAGCATCGTCTGGCCGGTCCAGTCGCCGGAGAAGTTCGATCGACTCGGTATCGAGCCGCCGTCCGGCGTTCTCCTCTACGGACCGCCCGGAACGGGGAAGACGCTGCTGGCGAAGGCCGTCGCGACGGAGTCGAACACGAACTTCGTTCCCGTGAACGGCCCGGAGGTGCTCTCGAAGTGGGTGGGGGAGTCAGAAGAGGCTATCCGGGAGCTATTCGAGCAGGCACGTGAGACTGCGCCCACCGTTCTCTTCTTCGACGAGCTGGAGAGCCTGGCAGGAAGCCGCTCCGGAGCCGCTGCGGGCGAAGGTACCGAGCGAGTAGTCAATCAGCTGCTGACCGAACTGGACGGGCTTCAGACGCTGGAAGACGTCGTCGTCATCGGCGCGACGAATCGGCCCGACATCCTCGATCCGGCAGTGCTTCGTGCTGGCCGATTCGATCGACTCGTCCACGTCGGTCCGCCGGACTTCGACGCCCGGGAGCAGATCCTCCGCGTTCACACTGACGGGATGCCGCTGGCCCCGGACGTGAGTCTCCGGGATGTGGCCGCCGCGACGGACGGATACGTCGGAAGCGACATCGAGGCGCTGGCCCGTGAAGCGGCGATCGAGGCGTTACGCGAGCGCAAGTCGGACCCAGTGGTCACCATGCGTCACTTCGAGGCCGCTATGGACGACATCAGTCCGACCATGACACCGGCGCTGGAATCACACTACGAGCGGATCCGCGACGAGTTCGAGCGCGACGGAGCGATGAAGGACGAGAGCCATCGGTCGCGGGAATTCCGGTGA
- a CDS encoding NUDIX hydrolase has translation MPEGRSLTADAVIIVDGEVVLLERDHPPCEGQWVLPGGYVERTETARAAWVREASEEVGLGVEVERFVGLYDDPDRDERGNVSAAYRCRPSGDKALTRREEARSAP, from the coding sequence ATGCCCGAAGGTCGATCACTCACTGCTGACGCCGTGATCATCGTCGACGGCGAGGTCGTCCTGCTCGAACGGGATCATCCTCCCTGTGAGGGGCAGTGGGTCCTCCCGGGCGGCTACGTCGAACGAACGGAGACAGCGAGAGCGGCCTGGGTCCGCGAGGCCAGCGAGGAGGTCGGACTCGGCGTCGAAGTCGAGAGGTTCGTCGGACTGTACGACGACCCCGATCGGGACGAGCGCGGCAACGTCAGTGCAGCATATCGGTGCCGTCCGAGCGGCGACAAGGCGCTGACCCGCCGTGAGGAAGCCAGGAGCGCACCGTAG
- a CDS encoding ArsR/SmtB family transcription factor, with product MAGSSTRIRRLLADELDNCCEEDVEQRLDELRTLAETAFNDDSTRPVFAVLGNETRYRLARVLAVTDEELCVCELEPLVDVSESAVSHALSDLVDAGLVARRKDGNWRYYEATALAETLFETVDQREPTDE from the coding sequence ATGGCAGGATCGTCTACCCGAATTCGTCGGTTGCTCGCTGACGAACTCGACAACTGCTGTGAGGAGGACGTCGAGCAACGACTGGACGAACTCCGCACATTGGCAGAGACGGCTTTCAACGACGACAGTACCCGTCCCGTCTTTGCAGTCCTCGGCAACGAGACGCGCTATCGCCTCGCTCGGGTACTCGCTGTGACAGACGAGGAACTGTGCGTCTGTGAACTCGAACCGCTCGTGGACGTCAGTGAGAGTGCCGTCAGTCACGCGCTGTCAGATCTCGTCGACGCGGGGCTCGTCGCTCGCCGAAAGGACGGTAACTGGCGATATTACGAGGCTACTGCTCTCGCCGAGACGCTCTTCGAGACAGTCGATCAGAGGGAGCCCACCGATGAGTAA
- a CDS encoding VirB4 family type IV secretion system protein translates to MRSMVLQTDSSAVGQLTEWLSNPTSAEGAALYVLLAVVVGVGGKLLRDRYTEDDEQEVEFADVLDEETLEQGHVEGQLLDDISESHKTVTAPAAIEWETRAARVGEQWTTTLYIADYPDYPNDGYLSDLFEMTDVQFDLTAHITPKNQERARNELQDIADDLQVDADLEQSVRSAYLQERANEAAATYTAVENGANVFDQGMFVTVRADGKDDLRDAVQKVKSALRDDPANLTPKTAICRQDLALQSAAPIGDNVFGRTSIALGGAVGALLSSPHNATILEEGGVEFGIHKDNQSPVVIDPFARDNGYAMFTVGDTGSGKSFSSKQNFIRSIEQSKDRIGIILEPLNNWAGVSEALDAKRITVGGTLGLNPLEIRETPEHVQRAMGEDASPFNEKLDDAMSFLTNFFALRGISLGDRRTTLELGLKQAYKRTGITDDIATHSNPSPTVRDMMDVFEDMVDDPEAFVVRSDEEAGKIKEDATWLLDQLRPFEEGGRHANLGQASDFDIRDEKVVYLDLAQQEGSVDSSTALTMQLLISLVYERAKVSEKEVVFYIDEARYIMQDAASLSFLETVFRHHRHHDLSIRLVTQTVDEFFEHPESEAILDQCAVKQFHRLDGMDEEWADEFGLNHAQMRFVQDAVPGNEDAGFSEALVGVDGEWRGIKVEAMPKEKAVIDFDPTSQKRSSLPGAGEQAVDPETQAFQEELESRTTSGSANEGTVAKPDGGSSEETDDA, encoded by the coding sequence ATGCGTAGTATGGTGCTGCAGACGGACAGTAGCGCAGTCGGGCAGCTTACGGAGTGGCTCTCGAACCCAACCTCGGCTGAAGGCGCGGCACTCTACGTCCTCCTCGCCGTCGTGGTCGGTGTTGGTGGGAAGCTTCTCCGGGACCGGTACACCGAGGACGACGAACAGGAAGTCGAGTTCGCGGACGTCCTCGACGAGGAGACGCTAGAGCAGGGCCATGTCGAAGGCCAGCTGCTCGATGACATCTCGGAGTCACACAAGACCGTGACGGCGCCGGCCGCCATCGAGTGGGAAACGCGTGCTGCACGAGTCGGCGAGCAGTGGACCACGACCCTGTATATCGCCGACTATCCCGACTACCCGAACGATGGGTACCTCAGCGACCTCTTCGAGATGACCGACGTGCAGTTCGATCTGACGGCCCACATCACCCCGAAGAATCAGGAGCGGGCCCGCAACGAACTGCAGGACATCGCTGACGACCTCCAGGTCGACGCCGACCTCGAACAGAGCGTCCGGAGTGCCTACCTACAGGAGCGAGCCAACGAAGCAGCTGCGACGTACACGGCCGTCGAGAACGGTGCGAACGTCTTCGACCAGGGGATGTTCGTCACGGTCCGCGCCGACGGGAAAGACGACCTCAGAGACGCCGTCCAGAAGGTCAAGAGTGCACTCCGGGACGATCCGGCGAACCTCACGCCGAAGACGGCGATCTGCCGGCAGGACCTCGCCCTCCAGTCTGCGGCTCCCATCGGCGACAACGTCTTCGGCCGGACGTCGATCGCCCTCGGCGGCGCTGTCGGGGCGTTGCTCTCCTCACCCCACAACGCGACGATCCTTGAGGAGGGCGGCGTCGAGTTCGGCATCCACAAGGACAACCAGAGTCCGGTGGTCATCGATCCCTTCGCGCGGGACAACGGCTACGCGATGTTCACCGTCGGTGATACGGGCTCGGGGAAGTCGTTCAGCTCGAAGCAGAACTTCATCCGGTCGATCGAGCAGAGTAAGGACCGCATCGGGATCATCCTCGAACCGCTGAACAACTGGGCCGGCGTCTCGGAGGCGCTGGACGCCAAGCGAATCACCGTCGGCGGGACGCTCGGGCTCAACCCGCTGGAGATTCGGGAGACGCCCGAACACGTCCAGCGGGCGATGGGCGAGGACGCCAGCCCGTTCAACGAGAAGCTCGACGACGCGATGAGCTTCCTCACCAACTTCTTCGCGCTCCGCGGGATTTCGCTGGGCGACCGCCGGACGACGCTTGAACTCGGCCTCAAGCAGGCGTACAAGCGTACGGGTATCACCGACGACATCGCCACGCACAGCAATCCCAGTCCGACCGTTCGGGACATGATGGACGTCTTCGAGGACATGGTCGACGATCCCGAGGCATTCGTCGTCCGATCCGACGAGGAGGCCGGGAAGATCAAGGAAGACGCGACGTGGTTGCTTGATCAGCTGCGCCCCTTCGAGGAGGGCGGCCGGCACGCCAATCTCGGCCAGGCGTCGGACTTCGACATCCGCGACGAGAAGGTCGTCTACCTCGACCTCGCACAGCAGGAAGGCAGCGTGGACAGCAGCACGGCGCTGACGATGCAGCTGCTGATCTCGCTGGTGTACGAGCGGGCGAAGGTCTCGGAGAAGGAGGTCGTGTTCTACATCGACGAGGCGCGGTACATCATGCAGGACGCCGCGAGCCTGTCGTTCCTCGAGACCGTCTTCCGCCACCACCGTCACCACGACCTCTCGATACGGCTGGTCACCCAGACCGTCGACGAGTTCTTCGAACACCCCGAGTCCGAGGCGATTCTCGACCAGTGTGCAGTCAAGCAGTTCCATCGGCTGGACGGCATGGATGAAGAGTGGGCCGACGAGTTCGGCCTCAACCACGCGCAGATGCGGTTCGTCCAGGACGCCGTCCCCGGCAACGAGGACGCCGGCTTCTCCGAAGCGCTCGTCGGCGTCGACGGCGAGTGGCGCGGGATCAAGGTCGAGGCGATGCCCAAAGAGAAGGCGGTCATCGACTTCGACCCGACGTCCCAGAAGCGGTCCTCGCTGCCCGGCGCCGGCGAGCAAGCTGTCGACCCTGAGACCCAGGCATTCCAGGAGGAACTCGAATCCCGTACGACGAGTGGATCGGCAAATGAGGGCACCGTAGCGAAGCCCGACGGCGGTTCTTCGGAGGAGACCGACGATGCCTGA
- a CDS encoding low molecular weight phosphatase family protein yields MSTDTDATDPIRIAFMCVQNAGRSQMSTAFAERERDRRGLGDEVEILTGGTHPADHVHDEVIEVMDEVGFNLSDRTPREISLEELQSCDYVATMGCSTLDVGEVGEDVDIRDWALDDPDGEDLDQVREIRTEIEQRVTALFDEFSDAP; encoded by the coding sequence ATGTCCACCGATACTGACGCAACCGACCCGATTCGCATCGCTTTCATGTGTGTCCAGAACGCCGGACGTTCCCAGATGTCCACCGCATTCGCCGAGCGCGAGCGGGATCGCCGGGGACTCGGCGACGAGGTCGAGATTCTGACCGGCGGGACCCATCCAGCCGACCACGTCCACGATGAAGTCATCGAGGTAATGGACGAAGTCGGGTTCAACCTCTCCGATCGAACACCGCGAGAGATCTCCTTGGAGGAGTTGCAGTCCTGCGACTACGTTGCCACGATGGGCTGTTCGACCCTTGACGTTGGCGAGGTTGGAGAAGATGTAGATATCCGCGACTGGGCTCTGGATGATCCTGATGGAGAGGATCTCGACCAAGTGCGTGAGATTCGTACTGAAATCGAACAGCGTGTGACTGCTCTATTCGACGAGTTCAGCGATGCACCCTGA
- a CDS encoding MFS transporter: MAKRQAEAAGPLDAFRQFFALQRDVLVLSLAMFAFSLGFQMTSRYLPEYIVALGASGFVVGLFGTVGNIISAVYPYPGGAVSDRIGSRYALTIFGLLSTAGFGFWLLAPMIGTVELAGVVIQPWIWIFVGLFLAQAWKSFGLGATFAVVKQATDPSRLAAGFASTETFRRTAFLIGPVLAAVLIGFHPEFTVSFQYVLGVAVVFGAVGTIVQHILYDASEDTIGDSFAGLDQILRDLRDMPEELRPLLVGDTLVRFANGMVYVFFVLVVTRFLGVGLETTVGAGGFTYPLDLSPEAFFGYLLGVEMLVALLVMAPAAKAAESVGLKPVVALGFAVYAIFPIVLINTPESALALILVFAFSGLRFAGLPSHKALIVGPAEQDTSGRVTGTYYLLRNTVVIPSAAVGGYLWDFVSPEIAFTVASVIGLVGTGYFLFFGKEFDAYR; this comes from the coding sequence ATGGCGAAACGACAGGCTGAGGCGGCAGGACCGCTCGACGCGTTTCGTCAATTCTTCGCCCTGCAGCGAGACGTGTTAGTGCTCTCGCTGGCGATGTTCGCATTCAGTCTGGGATTCCAGATGACCAGCCGGTACCTGCCCGAATACATCGTCGCCCTCGGTGCGTCTGGATTCGTCGTCGGCCTGTTCGGGACGGTTGGAAACATTATCTCGGCAGTGTATCCGTACCCCGGCGGAGCGGTGTCTGACCGCATCGGCTCGCGATACGCGCTCACGATCTTTGGACTGCTATCGACCGCTGGCTTTGGATTCTGGCTGCTCGCACCCATGATCGGGACGGTAGAACTCGCGGGTGTTGTTATCCAGCCGTGGATCTGGATCTTTGTCGGGCTCTTTCTGGCACAGGCATGGAAGTCGTTCGGGCTGGGGGCGACGTTTGCGGTCGTCAAGCAGGCGACCGATCCCTCACGGCTGGCGGCGGGCTTCGCCAGCACCGAGACGTTCCGGCGCACTGCGTTCCTGATCGGCCCGGTGCTGGCGGCTGTCCTCATCGGCTTCCACCCTGAGTTTACCGTCAGCTTCCAGTACGTTCTCGGGGTCGCGGTCGTCTTCGGGGCCGTCGGTACCATCGTCCAGCACATCCTCTATGATGCCAGCGAGGACACTATCGGGGACTCTTTCGCTGGCCTCGACCAGATTCTGCGGGATCTCCGGGACATGCCCGAAGAACTCCGTCCGCTGCTCGTCGGCGATACGCTCGTTCGGTTCGCCAACGGCATGGTCTACGTGTTCTTTGTACTCGTGGTTACTCGCTTCCTCGGCGTCGGTCTGGAGACGACTGTGGGTGCCGGCGGATTCACCTATCCGCTCGACCTCTCGCCGGAGGCCTTTTTCGGCTATCTGCTCGGCGTCGAGATGTTGGTCGCGCTACTCGTAATGGCTCCCGCTGCGAAGGCCGCTGAGTCCGTTGGCCTCAAGCCCGTCGTTGCACTCGGATTTGCTGTCTACGCCATTTTCCCAATCGTGCTCATCAATACCCCGGAGAGTGCACTTGCTTTGATCCTCGTGTTTGCGTTCTCTGGGCTCCGCTTCGCGGGCCTTCCCTCGCACAAGGCACTGATCGTCGGCCCCGCCGAGCAGGATACCAGTGGACGTGTCACGGGCACATACTACCTACTCCGGAACACGGTGGTCATCCCAAGCGCGGCAGTCGGCGGCTATCTCTGGGACTTCGTCAGTCCCGAGATCGCCTTCACGGTCGCCTCTGTCATTGGTCTCGTCGGTACCGGCTACTTCTTGTTCTTCGGCAAGGAGTTCGACGCGTACCGCTAA